The sequence CGCGGCATCCGCGCGTGGAGGGTATGGTCTTCGCCGCGCCCGCGGGACAACTGGACGCGGCGCGCCGGGTGCTTGAGCCGCACGCGGGCGGAGCCGAGTTCCGCGTGGTGGAGGGCGGCGCGGAGCGGGCGGACACGGTGCGCCAGGCGCTGGAGGCCGTGCCCAAGGAGGCCGAACTCGTCCTCGTCCACGACGCGGCGCGTCCGTTCCTGCCCGCGGACGTCGTCGACCGCGTCCTCGAGGCCGCGAGGCGTGCCGGCGCGGCGGCGCCCGTGCTGCCGGTGGTGGACACCGTCGCGGAGTCGGACGGCCGCCGCATGGTGGGGGCGCTCGCCCGGGACCGTCTCGCCGCCGTCCAGACGCCCCAGGCCTTCCGGGCGAGCCTCCTGCGGGCGGCGCACGGGTGGGCGGCGGCGTCGCGCGTCACGGTCACCGACGACGCCGGTCTCGTCTATCGATATCTGCATCAGGCCAGCGCGCCGGAAGCCGAGGAATGGCGCGCGGCGGGAGCCGAGGTGGCGCTCGTGCCGGGGGATCCCGCGCTGCGAAAGGTGACGTCGCCCGAGGATCTCGCCTGGGCGCGGGAGATGGCCGGCGAGCCGCCCGAAGGGTTCGACGTGCGCGTCGGCTTCGGCATCGACGTGCACCGCTTCGCCGAGGGGCGGCGCCTGGTCCTGGGCGGCGTGGAGATCCCGCACGACCGGGGCCTTCTCGGCCACTCCGACGCGGATGTCGTGACGCACGCGATCATGGACGCGCTGCTCGGGGCGGCGGCGCTGGGCGACATCGGCCTGCACTTCCCCGACTCCGACGCGGCGTACGCGGGGGCTGACAGCCTCGCGCTGCTCTCGCGGGTGCGCCGCCTCGTCGAGGCGGAAGGATGGTCCGTCCGCCACGTCGACGTGATGGTGCTGGCCGAGGAACCGCGCCTGCGCCCGCACGTCGAGGCGATGCGACGCCGCCTGGCGGACGCGCTCGGCGTCGCCCCGGAGCGCGTCAGCGTGAAGGCGACCACCACCGAGGGCCTCGGCGCCGTCGGCCGCGCGGAGGGCATCCGCGCGGAGGCCGTCGCCACCCTCATCCGCTGGCATGCGCGTGGTAAACTAGGCTCCTGAACGCCGCGGAGCGGGCGCTCCGGCGGTTTCATCATTTGGAAGAGGCGTGGTCGCATGACGGAGCTCCGACTGTACAACACGCTGACGCGACGCGTGGAACCGTTCGTGCCGAGAGAACCGGGCCGGGCGACGATGTACACGTGCGGCCCCACCGTCTACGACTACACGCACATCGGCCACCTGCGTCCGGCGCTCGTCAGCGACGTGCTCGCCCGCTGGCTGCGCCGGCTCGGCTACGAGGTCCGCTACATCTCGAACTTCACCGACATCGACGACAAAATCATCGAACGGGCCCAGCGGGAAGGCGTCGGCTACCGGGACGTGGCGGAGCGCTACATCGCGGACTACCTTGAGAACATGCGGGCGCTGGGCATCGACCAGGTCGACCGCTACGTCCGCGCCACCGACCACATCCCGCAGATCGTCCGCATGATCGAAACGCTCGTCGAGAAGGGCTACGCCTACCCGCTCGACGGCGACGTCTACTTCGACGTCACACGGGACGAGGACTACGGCAAGCTCAGCGGCCGCTCGCTGGACCAGATGATGGCGGGCGCCCGGGTGAAGGTCGACGAGCGCAAGCGCAACCCGATGGACTTCGCCCTGTGGAAGGCCGCGAAGCCGGGGGAGCCGGCGTGGCCCAGCCCCTGGGGGCCCGGCCGCCCGGGTTGGCACATCGAGTGCTCGGCGATGACCCTCGAGTACCTCGGCTCGGGCCTGGACATCCACGCCGGCGGCGACGACCTCATCTTCCCGCACCATGAGAACGAGATCGCGCAGTCGGAGTGCTTCACCGGCGAGGCGCCGTTCGCGCGCTACTGGCTGCACAACGCCATGGTGCAGATCAACGAGGAGAAGATGTCGAAGTCGCTCGGCAACATCGTCGCGCTGCGCGACCTCGTCCGGCGGCACCCGGCGCCGGTGCTGCGCATGTTCATCCTCTCCACGCACTACAGAAAGCCACTCAATTACTCCGAGGCGGCGATTGAAGAGGCCCGGCGGGCGTGGGAGCGTCTGGCGAACGCGCGGGCCGCGGTCGCGGCGGCCCTCGCGGAGGGGGCGGCGCCGGCCGGCTCCGCGGCGTCCGGCGAGGGCGAGGCGGACCTCGGGCGGGCGGCGGCGGAGGCCCGGGAGGCGTTCGCGGCCGCCATGAACGACGATCTCAACACGCCGCTGGCCCTGGCCGCGCTGTTCGAGCTGGCGCGCGCCGCGAACAGCGCGCTCGTCGCCCCGGGAGCGCCGGGCGCGGCGCCGGAGGATCTGCGCGCCGCCCTGTCGGCGTTCGACGAGCTCGGCGACGTCCTCGGCCTCTGGACAGGCGCCGGCACCACCGCGGCCGCCTCGCGCGACGGGGTGGCCGACCGTCTCGTGGAGATTCTCGTGCGGCTGCGCGCGGAGGCGCGCGCCGCACGCGACTGGTCGCTCGCGGACCGCATCCGCGAGGATCTGGCATCTGTGGGCGTGGTGCTGGAAGACCTGCCGCAGGGCACGCGCTGGAAGTGGCAGGCGTGACGCCGCCGCACGGCTCCCGAGGCGCGCGCCCGGGCGACGCGCCCGCGCGGCGCGGCGGCCGCGGTCCCGGGCCAGGCGGGACGCGCGGCGGGAGCCCCTGGCGGGCGGCACGGCGCGCGCAGGCCGCAGGTGCGCGGGAAATCGCCGTGCCGGGCCGCCATCCGGCGGAAGAGGCCCTCGCCAGCGGCCGCGCGCGCCGGCTCCTCGTGGCGGAGGGCCAGCGGAACGCTCGCCTGCGGGCGCTGGTCGAGCGGGCCGAATCCGCCGGAGTGGCCGTGGAGACGGTGCCGCCCGCCGAGCTCGACCGCCTCTCCGGCGGCGCCCGCCACCAGGGGGTCGTGGCGCTCGCGGAACCCTATCCCACGGTCGACGTCGACGCGATGCTCGACCTCGCCCGCCGGCGCGGCGAG comes from Clostridia bacterium and encodes:
- a CDS encoding 2-C-methyl-D-erythritol 2,4-cyclodiphosphate synthase, encoding MAGEPPEGFDVRVGFGIDVHRFAEGRRLVLGGVEIPHDRGLLGHSDADVVTHAIMDALLGAAALGDIGLHFPDSDAAYAGADSLALLSRVRRLVEAEGWSVRHVDVMVLAEEPRLRPHVEAMRRRLADALGVAPERVSVKATTTEGLGAVGRAEGIRAEAVATLIRWHARGKLGS
- a CDS encoding cysteine--tRNA ligase, with translation MTELRLYNTLTRRVEPFVPREPGRATMYTCGPTVYDYTHIGHLRPALVSDVLARWLRRLGYEVRYISNFTDIDDKIIERAQREGVGYRDVAERYIADYLENMRALGIDQVDRYVRATDHIPQIVRMIETLVEKGYAYPLDGDVYFDVTRDEDYGKLSGRSLDQMMAGARVKVDERKRNPMDFALWKAAKPGEPAWPSPWGPGRPGWHIECSAMTLEYLGSGLDIHAGGDDLIFPHHENEIAQSECFTGEAPFARYWLHNAMVQINEEKMSKSLGNIVALRDLVRRHPAPVLRMFILSTHYRKPLNYSEAAIEEARRAWERLANARAAVAAALAEGAAPAGSAASGEGEADLGRAAAEAREAFAAAMNDDLNTPLALAALFELARAANSALVAPGAPGAAPEDLRAALSAFDELGDVLGLWTGAGTTAAASRDGVADRLVEILVRLRAEARAARDWSLADRIREDLASVGVVLEDLPQGTRWKWQA